A stretch of the Candidatus Polarisedimenticolaceae bacterium genome encodes the following:
- a CDS encoding Stp1/IreP family PP2C-type Ser/Thr phosphatase, translating to MKPRSFGLTDVGRRRESNEDDLLLEPDLGLYAVADGMGGHAAGEIASHLAIETLLQARQREDADDAATWIRDAFAEANRRICDSILLHEERRGMGTTVAALVHDGEGAVVGHVGDSRVYLLRGGDLIRMTSDHSWVNEQVKLGLMTDDAAQRHPMRNIVTRALGSREDVLVDTAATRLEPGDVFLLCSDGLNTMLTDDEIKGLVARNREEPESACRALVHAANVSGGEDNVTVVVVRFA from the coding sequence ATGAAGCCTCGCTCCTTCGGGCTCACCGATGTCGGCCGGCGGCGGGAATCGAACGAGGACGACCTGCTCCTCGAGCCGGATCTCGGCCTCTACGCGGTCGCCGACGGCATGGGGGGCCACGCCGCCGGCGAGATCGCGTCCCACCTCGCGATCGAGACGCTGCTCCAAGCCCGGCAGCGCGAGGACGCCGACGACGCGGCGACGTGGATCCGCGATGCGTTCGCCGAGGCCAACCGGCGAATCTGCGATTCGATCCTCCTCCACGAGGAGCGTCGCGGCATGGGGACGACGGTCGCGGCCCTCGTGCACGACGGCGAGGGAGCGGTCGTCGGCCATGTCGGGGACAGCCGTGTCTATCTCCTCCGCGGCGGCGACCTGATCCGGATGACGAGCGATCACTCGTGGGTCAACGAGCAGGTCAAGCTGGGCCTGATGACCGACGACGCCGCCCAGCGCCATCCGATGCGGAACATCGTCACTCGCGCCCTGGGAAGCCGGGAGGACGTCTTGGTCGACACGGCGGCGACCCGGCTCGAGCCGGGGGACGTTTTTCTGCTCTGTTCGGACGGCCTGAACACGATGCTGACGGACGACGAGATCAAAGGACTCGTCGCCCGCAACCGGGAAGAGCCGGAATCGGCCTGCCGCGCCCTCGTCCATGCCGCCAACGTCAGCGGTGGGGAGGACAACGTGACGGTCGTCGTGGTGCGGTTCGCCTGA